In Nocardia sp. NBC_00403, one DNA window encodes the following:
- a CDS encoding MFS transporter, protein MSTQTTKDTRNDFGPATGITAPPRATTRDWVGLAVLALALLLLAVDATVLDLAVPAISADLTPTTPQLLWIIDVYSFVLAGLLVVMGNLGDRIGRRRLLLMGGVGFAVASAIAAWSVSPEMLIAARVLQGVAGATLMPATLGLIRSMFLDPRQRTVAIAVWSAMAGGGAAAGPLLGGWLLEHYWWGSVFLVNLPVMLALLVLGPVLLPESRDPNPGRFDLPSAALSMLALVPVVYAVKESAAHGPSLGMVGIGAIGVLAGVLFVHRQRGLEHPMIDLKLFAVPRFRIAVLTSLLSVFALAGELFFASQYLQLVLGHSPLEAGLLLLPGLAANVIAALASAWLVRYLRPGLVLSGSLLVAAMGSALFLLLGADATSNVTFIVAFLFTGAGVGVSLTISSDLVVSSAPAARAGAAAAVSETAYETGIALGVAVLGSVVMAVFRNGLELSQIPAEHAETASESLGGATEVARGLPESVGAEFLTSVHEAFVSGIHIAAIGTSAVMLLAASVAFRLRVRS, encoded by the coding sequence ATGAGCACACAGACCACGAAGGACACCCGGAACGATTTCGGGCCGGCGACGGGGATCACCGCCCCGCCCCGCGCCACCACCCGCGACTGGGTCGGCCTCGCCGTGCTCGCACTCGCGCTGCTGCTGCTCGCCGTCGACGCCACGGTGCTCGACCTCGCGGTGCCAGCGATCAGCGCCGATCTGACGCCGACCACACCGCAGCTGCTGTGGATCATCGACGTGTATTCGTTCGTCCTCGCCGGTCTGCTGGTGGTGATGGGCAACCTCGGCGACCGGATCGGGCGGCGCCGGCTACTGCTGATGGGTGGCGTCGGCTTCGCGGTCGCGTCGGCGATCGCGGCATGGTCGGTTTCGCCCGAGATGCTCATCGCCGCCCGCGTGCTGCAAGGTGTCGCCGGTGCGACCCTGATGCCCGCAACGCTGGGTTTGATCCGCTCGATGTTCCTCGATCCGCGCCAGCGCACGGTCGCCATCGCGGTCTGGAGTGCGATGGCGGGCGGTGGCGCGGCGGCAGGTCCGCTATTGGGCGGCTGGCTGCTCGAGCACTACTGGTGGGGCTCGGTGTTCCTGGTGAACCTGCCGGTCATGCTGGCACTGCTGGTGCTCGGCCCGGTCCTCCTGCCGGAATCCCGTGATCCGAACCCCGGCCGGTTCGATCTGCCGAGTGCCGCGCTGTCCATGCTGGCCCTGGTGCCGGTGGTGTACGCGGTCAAGGAGAGCGCTGCCCACGGTCCCAGCCTGGGAATGGTCGGCATCGGTGCGATCGGCGTGCTCGCCGGTGTGCTGTTCGTGCATCGGCAGCGCGGTCTCGAGCACCCGATGATCGATCTGAAGCTGTTTGCAGTGCCGAGGTTTCGCATCGCGGTGCTCACCAGCCTGCTTTCGGTGTTCGCGCTGGCCGGCGAGCTGTTCTTCGCCTCGCAGTACCTGCAACTCGTGCTCGGCCACTCGCCCTTGGAGGCGGGCCTGCTGCTGTTGCCCGGTCTTGCGGCCAACGTGATCGCGGCGCTCGCGTCCGCATGGTTGGTGCGGTATCTGCGGCCCGGCCTGGTGCTCAGTGGTTCGCTGCTGGTTGCGGCGATGGGTTCGGCACTATTCCTGCTACTCGGCGCCGATGCGACGAGCAACGTGACATTCATCGTCGCCTTCCTGTTCACCGGCGCCGGTGTCGGTGTCTCGCTGACGATCTCGTCGGATCTGGTGGTCAGCTCCGCGCCCGCGGCGCGAGCCGGTGCGGCGGCGGCGGTCTCGGAAACGGCGTACGAGACCGGCATCGCGCTGGGCGTTGCGGTGCTCGGCAGCGTGGTCATGGCGGTATTCCGCAACGGCCTCGAGCTGTCGCAGATCCCTGCCGAGCATGCGGAAACCGCGTCCGAATCCCTGGGCGGTGCCACAGAAGTAGCGCGTGGACTACCGGAATCCGTCGGTGCCGAGTTCCTGACCTCGGTGCACGAGGCGTTCGTCTCGGGCATCCACATCGCGGCCATCGGCACTTCGGCGGTGATGCTCCTCGCCGCGTCGGTGGCGTTCCGGCTGCGGGTCCGGTCGTAG
- a CDS encoding DUF4407 domain-containing protein has product MTVTGMFAWLGGGLERTQDATASGTELDDRHEHASYAVTGAVVLLFATVSGTITTLALAAADTWPLLAIIAAALVVALLAGAVARALATPRPGGTPDRLGVIARIAVAVLVGGLVAELAAIVVFGGSVDRLLDEKSQRSVASAPAVVAANAELDRARADRTSLDQAIAKAQTDIDHALVIARCEFNPSPECPRTRITGVPGRGPEAQTANDMLADARKQLAAAQDRVPPLDQRIADDQKTVSAAESTAFADADRGLGARWQAVNEYTGHNAGALPLRVLTIVALIFLALLPLILRWWRGETSFDRRLAARTVQDRAERTADTEIAVKRAEVRTEAAALRAEHELTAARLAVEADAAIDRERQRTHIIAAIGGLELGITEPPRRRELPAAPAGDREDTSVSHATPNLPATVTVGALAPATTAAASTPAVAAPTPATKGGGLELPIIGTVPFSDTAARFIRPLVPAFVANAIDSATNPLRTARQAFEEVEEITFTLRRTRKVTVDSQDSHAPAMNAAPVGYQLPPGSPQWQAQQIASTVVDADYQQQYASPNDPRYYSALPPTGAHGYGLPATHTHSELPTRHTPELPGRPQRELPPGH; this is encoded by the coding sequence ATGACGGTCACCGGCATGTTCGCCTGGCTCGGCGGAGGTCTCGAGCGGACGCAGGATGCGACAGCATCCGGCACCGAACTCGATGACCGGCACGAGCACGCGAGTTACGCCGTCACCGGTGCCGTCGTGCTGCTGTTCGCGACGGTGTCCGGCACGATAACGACGCTCGCTCTCGCCGCGGCCGACACCTGGCCGTTGCTCGCCATCATTGCCGCGGCCCTCGTCGTCGCGCTGCTGGCAGGCGCGGTCGCTCGCGCGCTCGCCACCCCGCGCCCCGGTGGCACACCGGACCGGCTCGGAGTGATCGCGCGGATCGCCGTAGCGGTATTGGTCGGCGGATTGGTTGCCGAGTTGGCCGCGATCGTCGTATTCGGTGGTTCCGTCGACCGGCTCTTGGATGAGAAGTCCCAGCGCTCGGTCGCCTCGGCTCCTGCGGTGGTGGCCGCCAACGCTGAGCTGGATCGCGCCCGCGCCGACCGGACCTCGCTGGATCAGGCGATCGCCAAGGCGCAAACCGACATCGATCACGCGCTTGTCATTGCAAGGTGTGAATTCAACCCGAGCCCGGAGTGCCCCCGGACCCGTATCACCGGGGTGCCCGGCCGCGGACCCGAAGCACAGACCGCCAACGACATGCTCGCGGATGCCCGCAAGCAGCTGGCGGCGGCACAGGATCGGGTGCCCCCGCTCGACCAGCGCATCGCCGACGACCAAAAGACCGTCAGCGCAGCCGAATCCACCGCTTTCGCCGACGCCGACCGCGGCCTCGGCGCGCGCTGGCAGGCCGTGAACGAATACACCGGCCACAACGCGGGCGCGCTGCCACTTCGGGTGCTGACGATCGTGGCCTTGATTTTCCTGGCATTGCTGCCGCTGATCCTTCGGTGGTGGCGCGGCGAAACCTCCTTCGACCGTCGCCTCGCCGCCCGAACCGTGCAGGACCGCGCCGAGCGCACCGCCGACACCGAGATCGCCGTCAAACGCGCCGAGGTGCGGACCGAGGCAGCCGCCCTGCGCGCCGAACACGAACTCACCGCGGCGCGACTGGCCGTCGAGGCGGACGCCGCGATCGATCGGGAACGCCAGCGCACCCACATCATCGCCGCTATCGGCGGGCTCGAGCTCGGCATCACCGAGCCGCCACGCCGCCGCGAACTACCAGCCGCACCGGCTGGCGACCGAGAGGACACCTCCGTGTCTCACGCGACACCGAACCTGCCCGCCACCGTGACAGTGGGCGCACTCGCACCGGCGACCACCGCGGCCGCATCGACCCCGGCCGTCGCGGCCCCCACCCCGGCCACCAAAGGCGGCGGCCTCGAACTCCCCATCATCGGCACGGTGCCCTTCTCCGACACGGCGGCCCGTTTCATCCGCCCCCTCGTCCCCGCCTTCGTCGCCAATGCGATCGACTCCGCAACCAACCCGTTGCGCACCGCCCGCCAGGCCTTCGAGGAGGTCGAGGAAATCACCTTCACCCTCCGCCGCACCCGCAAGGTCACCGTCGACTCCCAGGACTCGCACGCACCAGCGATGAACGCCGCCCCCGTCGGCTACCAACTGCCCCCTGGTTCACCCCAGTGGCAGGCCCAGCAGATCGCCTCCACCGTCGTCGACGCGGACTACCAGCAGCAGTACGCGAGCCCGAACGACCCGCGCTACTACTCCGCACTGCCGCCCACCGGTGCGCACGGCTACGGCCTGCCCGCAACGCACACCCACAGCGAGTTGCCCACACGACACACCCCCGAACTCCCCGGCCGCCCCCAACGCGAACTCCCACCCGGCCACTGA
- the aroQ gene encoding gamma subclass chorismate mutase AroQ, whose translation MIRFRALRSGLRGGLLVLLSVALVALVPASALASPVEPRTGSLHRLVELVVDRIDTADAVAAAKWATAQQLGTAPSIDDPGREAQVYDDMARLGAGRDLPENWIRQVFSGQIEASKIVQRGLVARWRFDPAAAPAAPPDLSKVRPRIDRLNVDIVEQLAAQRDELTAPDCMERLAPSVFGVLTSGRADALHQAALIRAVATLCAP comes from the coding sequence GTGATTCGTTTCCGAGCGTTGAGGTCGGGACTGCGCGGTGGCCTGCTGGTCCTGCTGTCGGTGGCGCTGGTCGCGCTGGTTCCGGCCAGCGCTCTCGCGTCGCCTGTCGAGCCGCGCACCGGGTCGCTGCACAGGCTCGTCGAGTTGGTGGTCGATCGGATCGACACCGCCGATGCGGTCGCTGCGGCGAAGTGGGCGACAGCGCAGCAGCTCGGAACAGCGCCGTCGATCGATGATCCGGGCCGCGAGGCCCAGGTCTACGACGATATGGCCCGCCTCGGCGCCGGGCGCGACCTGCCCGAAAACTGGATCAGGCAGGTGTTTTCCGGCCAGATCGAGGCCAGCAAGATCGTCCAGCGCGGACTGGTCGCACGCTGGCGATTCGATCCGGCGGCGGCGCCTGCGGCCCCACCGGATCTGTCGAAGGTGCGCCCGCGGATCGATCGGCTCAACGTGGACATCGTCGAACAGTTGGCCGCACAGCGCGACGAGCTGACCGCGCCCGACTGCATGGAAAGGCTTGCTCCCAGCGTTTTCGGTGTCCTGACCTCGGGGCGTGCCGACGCGCTGCACCAGGCCGCCCTGATTCGCGCCGTCGCCACCCTCTGCGCGCCATAG